The Paenibacillus sp. FSL R7-0204 genome includes a region encoding these proteins:
- a CDS encoding RHS repeat-associated core domain-containing protein, with amino-acid sequence MKKACIRISLASFILMMFFLPAASAETLQDQLNNLVGPKQKYNTMLSPAYLRTNETIDEISPQSGSLTITQTDYVLPGKNGLDLEFKRIYKNETANVQEMEVNYVDGAWVDRAFSYAKTSSFYEDRYNLGMGMRFSFPNIEVKVNSDGSSHKFLHTDSGDVYRLKPANLDGAYVFLPEGQTVKDVVVRETAAYQNGQADGTSKYVMTGKDGKNTYFAEDGRILGIVDRYGNTINFQYESLSYYMDGHSINKKLISKITDSVGRDTTIEYKEDFNYTVGPISIDSPVNANNYYNASQSPNNTDSGDLKGKFQVIVHLPGDKSIVYDKSAALVNDSKHVIRTRLQRVYDTDAKPKFMFWYEQPDLGFTYFNKDKYSAYSRYENLVLVDEVKSNKAKSYVYNTYTKRLNEGSMQYRKIFESKDLIKKGLDPAKPNFLDKFVTDTYNKQTYTYTNEADGYGTVDYKQDDKAYLKDTYRYYTTITDVNGSTVKYTYNGNQEMILTEKLGKNHKETVTSEHDELKLVKKQETLIYQVAGGQATGEPVHSIENYRYDEYGNMTSHTGPIADRDSKGYPVNNEHTELFTYDINKYHILTQKTWKLNPNTTAQTNYELDSKGNVIKESKATNDPANPWLITDYAYDSYGNLIRKTAHDRSQDFTTHYEYGIDANGTNTKGAYLTKQYQQADGKTYAKTYAYDMQTGNIVSEIDANGNKTSYQYDAVGRVLKNIRPDNKALQYEYQESPYANFKIQYTDAGNYKYLNEYDIEGNLLNHSINSQGTWERLSSLQYDAFGNLTKEMNSNGHSTRYTYDSNQQIVEKSFYDNDKALRAAVKIDYQINSSPQFPMLMTITNEEGYGKRYYYDLESQLIKQEVTPDRQTYYASTFTYDYVGNLITDTDEGKHTTLYTYDALGRKISATDALGNTTEYGYNAMEQPVSEKAPGGKITEWIYDGLGRNTIQKIYQAGTSDYFYTNSQYDAVNNRIKLTQGLYSAGANKDSSITSFSYDSLNQVTDQYVSLDAANRSHTSNEYDANGNKTKTVEYADSTGAKQIVQNYQYDFAGNITSETGSSKEKGEDGSLVERGAYQTLNEFDLEGNLLKTRRFNGTGYDTEENTYNYRNLKVSSSKPFNDKGPRISRYQYDKSGNLIAETSVIDGTERTTSYTYDGLGFATGTTDPLGNSSRYQYDTMGNLLKTVDSRYSALAMEQAPGIENIYDAENRLIKTIAFDGTNREVIAYKEYDGRGNLIKDVDGEGYNATHPEQSIGLLYQYNVVDKPVEIISAQAAYDNKQQGIGKIGKQLIYDGSGNVLSETDELGHTTSYLYDLGGRLKQTTYADGSRTTVDYDLTGKWVTINTDKSGQQTKSYNTIFGSPYLIEYPDGTSESFRYSSQGELLESTDQNGKSIYYGYDLAGNQISKKEYIRADQTNTYYRFTLMKYDEAAKLLSTETFQLIVSNKNGAVTQTSMGDLTQQIYDKGGRVIQVTGPFGRESKQDYDRAGNVITTYQKSSDNNYDITRNSYDSRSRLTKSALLVKTADISAGFLPGAIFDNEYVDRLEAATTYTYSKNDQLLSQSDAKGNTTSFEYNYNKQLLKKTDAMKGSTLYQYDAAGNVLTETNSIGMQTRYEYDALDRVLRKSLPAADGGLAVTRYIYDLSGNLIREISPNQYKKELDSTNQVLSMKGMSYTYDKMNRRLSTVSPEGTVVEYLEYDAKGQMSKKVDGLRYSGNIGSSKGITYLYDGLGRLIKETNVLGDSKRYEYDVLDHLLARTDERGNTTSYEVNPDGTPAKIIYADGGIFKYTFDKQGRKTSETNPLGAVTTTSYTSFGKEKVVKDPYGYTVENKYDLNGNLVSVKDQADSITLFNYDAGNRLIDKKSPLALDESRNVIYAVESFHYDAAGNMTKKIVLGSKEDSANRETTYIYFDNNLLKGIIDNSGASSSMEYDKNGNLIKSEKLRDSDLKDVEQYEYDSQNRMVKRIGWLDKTTVEGYSTLPNLADLLDSSYPNKIMQITTYSYDVLGNKIQETDPRANGFLSSDSANRKAYTINYTYDAMNRVEKVIRALGSTESVRQYSYDAAGNKISDKDERGYVTKYAYDPVNRITVVTDPEGNKFTTAYDLAGNKIADTNAKGYSMSYTYDKLNRVSLTIDPYGTVVGKKIYDAKGNMVKSIDAKGYAAGETDGSRYGITYHYDLGNRVTAAIDPVLASKNGTSKFTTVYQYNIYGNLIQKTDALGNSIRYEYDNAGRLTQVTDALGVEVSYSYDRMGNKQSMKDGRGKVTQYRYGSFGVLQSVTDAGNATISYTYDLALNKQRMIDRQGNSTLYLYSNQNLLTEMRVVETGDKINFSYDEAGNRTGMNDVSGTYSYTYNSQNQLLQISKDSKVQIKYTYDVIGNVESVTDILGYTTTYQYDKSSRMARVDYDGKETAYSYDKNGNRTMVQYEDGLKEVYTYDLNNRLLTLTNKRNNGSEISSYRYTYDDAGRQITKTDSFGSTAYSYDDAGRIKQVEAPGKTTVYAYDRAGNRQSMLETYTSLQPSSYIFPDTKQALQYKLKKSEYQYSSSNQLMKLEERMSDTTGKELLLKTVDYLFDKNGNELSQRTAYTQPHTTAMHQSTGGDTYEAQTKEINSLIEKVTQVYDGFNRLTKAVKVKAGDRTTVDYVYNGDGLRVKKTVSSAKAGNIAKETNYVYDRQHVILEMDGGSKLSARYIRGINYIARMNQAKAYTYYLFNGHGDVVQTVTSAGEVQNQYDYDVFGNPVLSIESYSESIRYAGEYYDGETGLYYLRARYYDPYIGRFLSEDSYWGEDNNPLSLNLYTYANNDPIQYIDPTGHKATASSIQSQINRNDAAADRQEHLFLAKQKASTPPPKQEPPAPTKPAQNSKKSASSAPANNNKATPPATVTKPPATSNSGSTSSSRPSASGSAAAAAISKLQQKNTVLAVDLKKAKKEEQVVQAAKTSVKKDPVPVKSSAKNTASGSVFNSIKNGTKNLVVNTYNLMIGDDAKLAFGKDKSFLQRSAGSANLLLNVATFGEAAFVKSSVKGAIQVTEKIAAKITGKAVTSAVVKDAAEIAGSKAIQKAAQQTSAAVGNQTVQEMLSNSPSGLYSKLRKQGIPTTLTDDEVKAANSAGLKMQAEGAGKAGRYSGDLVVVNKPDAAADALAERIGGQSRVKFSNDPASREFDAINDQYVGQSKPALHTVNKSVRDQMKATFEAAQETGRRVYYHFEGQPAQSVIDKLNEYSSRYGIKVLIDTKPLK; translated from the coding sequence GTGAAGAAAGCATGTATCCGAATATCATTGGCTTCTTTTATCTTGATGATGTTTTTCTTACCGGCAGCAAGTGCCGAGACCTTACAGGATCAATTGAACAATCTGGTAGGTCCCAAACAAAAGTACAATACTATGCTCTCACCGGCATATTTAAGAACCAATGAAACGATTGACGAAATTAGTCCTCAGAGTGGTTCACTTACCATTACTCAGACAGATTATGTCCTGCCTGGCAAGAACGGACTAGATCTTGAATTCAAACGAATTTATAAGAATGAAACAGCGAATGTGCAAGAGATGGAAGTGAATTATGTAGACGGAGCCTGGGTAGACAGAGCCTTCTCTTATGCCAAAACCTCCTCCTTCTATGAGGATAGATATAACCTCGGCATGGGTATGCGCTTCTCCTTCCCGAATATTGAAGTGAAGGTGAATTCGGACGGCTCCAGCCATAAGTTTTTGCATACAGACAGCGGAGATGTATACCGTCTTAAGCCTGCGAATCTGGACGGAGCCTATGTATTTTTGCCGGAGGGCCAGACTGTGAAAGATGTGGTAGTCCGTGAGACTGCCGCTTATCAGAATGGACAAGCAGACGGAACCTCCAAGTATGTAATGACAGGAAAGGATGGGAAGAATACCTATTTCGCCGAAGACGGCCGGATCTTGGGAATCGTGGACCGGTATGGCAACACTATTAATTTTCAGTATGAGTCCTTGAGTTATTATATGGATGGTCATTCCATCAACAAAAAACTGATCTCCAAAATTACGGATTCAGTGGGCCGCGATACCACGATTGAATACAAGGAGGATTTCAATTACACAGTAGGCCCGATTAGCATTGATTCTCCTGTAAATGCGAACAACTATTATAACGCATCGCAAAGCCCCAATAATACGGATTCCGGAGATCTAAAGGGTAAGTTCCAAGTGATTGTTCATCTTCCGGGCGATAAAAGTATTGTGTATGACAAGTCAGCGGCGCTCGTTAATGATTCCAAGCATGTCATACGAACCCGGCTGCAAAGGGTATATGACACGGATGCGAAACCGAAATTCATGTTCTGGTATGAGCAGCCTGATCTGGGCTTCACCTACTTCAATAAAGATAAATATTCTGCGTATTCCCGTTACGAGAATCTTGTACTGGTAGATGAAGTGAAGAGCAATAAGGCGAAGAGCTATGTATATAACACTTACACCAAACGGCTGAATGAAGGCAGTATGCAATACAGAAAGATTTTTGAGAGTAAGGATCTGATCAAGAAAGGGCTCGATCCTGCCAAACCAAACTTTCTGGATAAATTCGTAACCGATACCTATAACAAGCAGACCTACACCTATACCAATGAAGCTGACGGGTACGGCACGGTAGACTATAAGCAGGATGATAAGGCCTATCTTAAAGATACATACCGTTACTACACAACCATTACAGATGTTAACGGCAGCACTGTCAAATATACATACAACGGTAATCAGGAAATGATTCTCACTGAGAAGCTGGGAAAGAATCACAAGGAGACCGTTACCAGTGAGCATGATGAGCTGAAGCTGGTCAAGAAACAGGAGACTCTTATCTATCAAGTGGCTGGCGGGCAGGCTACAGGTGAGCCGGTTCATAGCATTGAGAACTACCGTTATGATGAGTACGGCAATATGACCAGTCATACCGGACCGATTGCCGATCGTGACAGCAAAGGTTATCCGGTGAACAATGAACACACCGAACTATTTACCTATGATATTAATAAATATCATATTCTGACCCAGAAGACCTGGAAGCTCAACCCCAATACAACGGCTCAGACCAATTATGAGCTGGATAGTAAAGGTAACGTAATCAAAGAGAGCAAAGCCACAAATGATCCGGCGAATCCCTGGTTAATCACAGATTACGCCTATGATTCCTATGGCAATCTAATCCGTAAAACGGCCCATGACCGTTCACAGGATTTCACCACTCACTATGAATATGGCATCGACGCCAATGGCACTAATACCAAAGGGGCTTACCTGACCAAACAATATCAGCAGGCGGATGGTAAGACTTATGCCAAAACCTACGCCTATGATATGCAGACCGGCAATATAGTCAGCGAGATCGATGCGAATGGAAACAAGACATCGTATCAATATGATGCAGTAGGCCGCGTACTGAAGAACATCCGGCCGGATAATAAGGCACTGCAGTACGAATATCAGGAGAGCCCGTATGCCAACTTCAAGATACAGTACACGGATGCGGGAAATTACAAGTATCTGAATGAGTATGATATTGAGGGGAATTTGCTGAACCATAGCATCAATAGCCAAGGTACATGGGAGAGGTTATCCTCCCTGCAATATGATGCTTTTGGCAATCTGACTAAAGAAATGAATAGTAATGGACACAGTACTCGCTATACCTACGACAGCAATCAGCAGATTGTGGAGAAATCCTTCTATGACAATGATAAGGCGCTTAGGGCAGCTGTGAAAATTGATTATCAGATCAATTCTTCTCCCCAGTTTCCTATGCTTATGACGATTACGAATGAAGAAGGCTATGGTAAAAGGTACTACTATGACCTTGAGAGCCAATTGATCAAGCAAGAGGTTACGCCGGATCGTCAGACGTATTACGCCTCAACCTTCACTTATGACTATGTCGGCAACCTCATAACAGACACTGACGAAGGCAAACATACTACACTTTATACTTATGATGCCTTGGGAAGAAAGATTAGCGCCACTGATGCACTGGGTAACACGACAGAATATGGCTATAACGCGATGGAGCAACCGGTCTCCGAGAAAGCTCCCGGCGGGAAAATCACAGAGTGGATCTACGATGGATTGGGTAGAAACACCATTCAAAAAATCTATCAGGCGGGAACTTCGGATTATTTCTATACAAATAGCCAATATGATGCGGTGAATAACAGAATTAAACTTACGCAAGGGCTATATTCAGCAGGAGCTAACAAGGACTCTTCAATAACCTCCTTTTCATATGATTCGCTTAACCAAGTGACAGATCAATATGTCAGCCTGGACGCTGCTAACCGTTCTCACACATCTAACGAGTATGATGCAAACGGGAATAAAACTAAGACTGTAGAATACGCAGATTCAACTGGCGCTAAACAGATTGTACAGAATTATCAATATGATTTTGCCGGAAACATAACGTCAGAGACAGGATCATCCAAAGAAAAAGGGGAGGACGGATCACTTGTAGAAAGAGGGGCCTATCAGACCTTAAACGAATTTGATCTCGAAGGAAACCTTCTGAAGACGAGGCGATTCAATGGTACGGGTTATGATACTGAGGAGAATACGTACAATTATAGAAATCTTAAGGTATCTAGCTCCAAGCCTTTTAATGACAAGGGGCCTAGAATCAGCCGTTATCAATACGACAAGTCCGGCAATCTGATTGCTGAGACGTCAGTAATTGATGGAACAGAGCGGACAACCTCTTATACTTACGACGGATTAGGCTTCGCAACTGGGACAACCGATCCTTTGGGGAATTCAAGCCGTTATCAGTATGATACGATGGGCAATTTGCTAAAAACTGTGGATTCAAGATATTCTGCTCTTGCTATGGAACAGGCTCCTGGCATTGAGAATATATATGATGCAGAGAACCGGTTAATAAAGACTATTGCCTTTGACGGAACCAATCGTGAGGTCATTGCTTACAAGGAATATGATGGTAGGGGCAACCTTATCAAAGATGTCGATGGAGAAGGGTATAATGCTACTCATCCAGAGCAGTCTATAGGTCTGTTATATCAATACAATGTTGTTGATAAGCCTGTTGAAATTATTTCAGCCCAGGCTGCTTATGATAACAAACAGCAGGGCATCGGGAAAATCGGCAAACAGCTTATCTATGATGGTTCTGGTAACGTATTGAGCGAGACGGATGAGCTTGGTCATACTACTTCATATCTCTATGATCTTGGAGGCCGTTTGAAGCAAACAACCTATGCTGACGGCTCACGTACAACGGTTGACTATGATCTTACAGGTAAATGGGTCACTATTAACACGGATAAGTCAGGCCAACAGACCAAAAGCTACAATACTATTTTTGGCTCTCCTTACCTAATAGAATATCCAGACGGTACCTCTGAGTCCTTCCGTTATTCATCGCAAGGCGAATTGCTGGAAAGCACAGACCAGAATGGGAAGTCTATTTACTACGGTTACGATTTAGCGGGTAATCAAATATCCAAAAAAGAATATATTCGTGCGGATCAAACCAATACGTATTACCGGTTTACCCTAATGAAGTATGATGAAGCTGCTAAATTGCTCTCGACAGAAACCTTTCAACTCATTGTCTCTAATAAAAATGGAGCCGTAACTCAGACCAGCATGGGGGATCTTACTCAGCAGATCTATGATAAGGGCGGAAGAGTTATTCAGGTTACAGGACCGTTTGGCAGAGAGAGTAAACAGGATTACGACCGTGCCGGGAATGTGATTACGACTTATCAAAAGAGTAGCGATAATAACTATGATATTACACGGAACAGCTATGACTCCAGATCACGCCTTACCAAAAGTGCTTTACTGGTTAAGACTGCAGATATCAGTGCAGGTTTTTTACCGGGAGCTATTTTTGACAATGAATATGTGGACCGTCTGGAGGCAGCAACAACCTATACCTATTCTAAGAATGATCAATTGTTAAGCCAGAGCGATGCTAAGGGGAACACAACTTCATTTGAATATAATTATAATAAGCAGCTATTGAAGAAGACCGATGCTATGAAAGGTTCAACGCTGTATCAATATGATGCTGCGGGCAATGTACTAACCGAGACCAATTCCATTGGAATGCAAACCCGCTATGAGTATGATGCACTTGATCGTGTGCTGCGTAAAAGTCTGCCCGCTGCAGACGGCGGATTGGCTGTAACACGATACATCTATGACTTAAGTGGTAATCTGATTCGGGAAATCTCACCTAATCAATACAAGAAAGAGCTGGATAGTACCAATCAGGTCTTGAGTATGAAGGGGATGTCGTATACTTATGACAAGATGAACCGCAGACTATCCACAGTATCTCCTGAAGGGACGGTCGTGGAATACCTCGAATATGATGCTAAGGGACAGATGTCCAAAAAAGTGGATGGTCTCAGGTACTCAGGCAATATTGGCTCTTCCAAAGGTATAACCTATTTATATGATGGGCTTGGCCGGCTGATTAAAGAAACCAATGTTCTGGGCGACAGTAAACGGTATGAATATGATGTGCTTGATCATTTGCTGGCTCGAACGGATGAACGGGGCAACACGACTTCATATGAAGTCAATCCTGACGGAACACCTGCTAAAATTATTTATGCAGATGGTGGGATTTTCAAGTATACCTTTGATAAGCAGGGCAGAAAGACTTCCGAGACCAATCCGCTTGGAGCAGTAACTACTACCAGCTACACTTCATTTGGCAAAGAAAAGGTTGTAAAAGACCCCTACGGGTATACAGTTGAAAACAAGTATGATCTTAACGGGAATTTGGTGTCGGTAAAAGATCAAGCAGACAGCATAACCCTGTTCAACTATGATGCCGGAAACAGGCTCATCGACAAAAAATCACCGCTCGCACTCGATGAGAGCAGAAACGTGATTTACGCTGTAGAGAGCTTCCATTATGATGCGGCAGGAAATATGACTAAGAAGATTGTATTGGGATCAAAAGAAGATTCTGCTAACCGAGAAACTACTTATATCTATTTCGATAACAATCTGCTTAAAGGCATCATTGACAACAGCGGTGCCAGCTCATCCATGGAGTATGACAAGAATGGTAATCTCATCAAATCAGAAAAGTTAAGAGATTCCGATCTCAAGGATGTGGAGCAGTATGAGTATGATTCCCAGAACCGCATGGTGAAACGGATTGGATGGCTGGATAAGACAACCGTTGAAGGTTATTCAACTTTGCCTAATCTAGCTGATCTACTTGATTCTTCCTATCCGAATAAAATCATGCAGATTACAACTTACAGCTATGACGTGCTTGGCAATAAAATTCAGGAAACAGATCCTAGAGCAAACGGATTCTTGTCCTCTGATTCGGCTAACCGAAAGGCATACACCATAAATTATACCTATGATGCTATGAACCGTGTGGAGAAGGTCATTCGTGCTCTAGGTTCGACAGAGAGTGTAAGACAATACAGCTATGACGCGGCCGGAAATAAAATTTCGGATAAGGATGAGAGGGGATACGTAACCAAGTATGCGTATGATCCAGTTAACCGGATTACTGTAGTTACTGACCCGGAAGGCAACAAATTTACAACAGCATATGATCTGGCAGGGAATAAAATCGCGGATACCAATGCCAAGGGCTACAGTATGTCATACACCTATGACAAATTAAATAGAGTATCTCTTACCATTGACCCATATGGTACAGTGGTCGGCAAGAAGATTTATGATGCGAAGGGCAATATGGTCAAGAGCATTGATGCTAAAGGCTATGCGGCAGGAGAGACGGATGGCTCCCGGTATGGAATTACTTATCATTATGATTTAGGCAATCGTGTGACTGCTGCTATTGATCCGGTATTAGCTAGTAAAAATGGTACAAGTAAATTCACTACTGTTTATCAGTACAATATCTACGGTAACCTTATTCAAAAAACGGATGCGCTTGGTAACTCTATTCGCTATGAATATGATAATGCTGGACGTTTAACTCAGGTTACTGATGCGCTGGGTGTGGAGGTCAGCTATAGCTATGACCGTATGGGCAACAAGCAGTCCATGAAAGACGGAAGAGGTAAAGTTACCCAGTACCGCTATGGATCTTTTGGGGTACTGCAATCCGTCACGGATGCTGGCAATGCAACCATCAGTTACACCTATGATCTGGCACTGAACAAGCAGCGTATGATCGACCGTCAGGGAAATAGTACACTATATTTATATAGTAATCAGAATCTGTTAACTGAGATGAGAGTAGTAGAGACTGGGGACAAAATTAACTTTAGCTATGACGAAGCTGGAAATCGGACTGGCATGAATGATGTGAGTGGAACGTATAGCTACACTTATAATTCCCAGAATCAACTGCTCCAGATTAGTAAAGACAGTAAGGTTCAGATCAAATACACTTACGATGTAATTGGAAATGTAGAATCGGTGACAGACATCTTGGGCTACACCACAACTTACCAGTATGACAAGTCCAGCCGGATGGCCCGTGTTGACTATGATGGTAAAGAAACTGCCTATTCCTATGATAAGAATGGCAACCGTACGATGGTGCAGTATGAAGATGGTCTCAAGGAGGTCTATACGTACGATCTGAACAATCGTCTGCTAACCTTAACAAACAAACGGAACAATGGTTCTGAGATCTCCAGTTACCGTTATACCTATGATGATGCTGGCCGGCAGATTACCAAGACAGATAGTTTTGGATCAACGGCATACAGCTACGACGATGCTGGCCGTATTAAGCAGGTAGAAGCACCGGGAAAGACGACTGTCTATGCCTATGACAGGGCAGGAAATCGGCAGTCTATGCTGGAGACCTATACCTCGCTGCAGCCTAGCAGTTATATCTTCCCGGATACCAAGCAAGCACTTCAGTATAAATTGAAGAAGAGTGAATACCAGTATTCTTCAAGTAATCAGTTGATGAAGCTTGAAGAGCGGATGAGCGATACAACAGGGAAGGAGTTGCTGCTCAAAACTGTAGATTATCTTTTTGATAAGAACGGGAATGAGCTTAGCCAACGGACAGCCTATACCCAGCCTCATACAACAGCAATGCACCAGTCTACCGGGGGAGATACTTACGAGGCACAGACTAAAGAAATTAATAGTCTTATCGAAAAAGTAACTCAAGTCTATGACGGGTTCAACCGATTAACGAAAGCTGTCAAGGTGAAGGCGGGAGACCGGACAACTGTAGATTATGTTTATAATGGAGACGGCTTACGAGTAAAGAAAACGGTAAGCAGTGCTAAAGCAGGGAATATAGCAAAGGAAACGAATTATGTATATGACCGTCAGCATGTGATTCTGGAGATGGACGGAGGCAGCAAGCTCAGCGCCCGTTACATCCGGGGTATTAACTATATTGCCAGAATGAATCAAGCTAAGGCATATACTTATTATTTGTTCAATGGACACGGAGATGTTGTGCAGACTGTAACATCTGCAGGAGAAGTGCAGAACCAATATGACTATGATGTCTTTGGTAATCCGGTTTTAAGCATCGAGTCCTATTCGGAATCCATCCGTTATGCAGGAGAGTATTATGATGGGGAGACAGGGCTGTACTACCTTCGGGCACGTTATTACGATCCGTACATCGGGCGTTTCCTGTCAGAAGACAGCTACTGGGGGGAAGACAATAACCCGCTCAGTCTCAATCTCTACACTTATGCCAATAATGATCCGATTCAGTATATCGATCCGACTGGTCACAAAGCAACGGCAAGCTCCATTCAAAGCCAGATCAACCGAAACGACGCTGCTGCGGACCGCCAAGAGCATCTGTTTCTGGCTAAGCAGAAGGCGTCCACACCGCCTCCAAAACAAGAGCCACCAGCACCAACGAAGCCTGCACAGAATTCGAAGAAGTCTGCTTCGTCGGCGCCAGCAAATAATAATAAAGCAACTCCACCAGCCACGGTAACAAAGCCGCCGGCAACATCAAACAGTGGCTCAACTAGTAGCTCACGTCCATCAGCATCTGGAAGTGCAGCGGCGGCTGCAATATCAAAGTTGCAGCAGAAAAATACAGTTTTGGCAGTAGATCTAAAAAAAGCAAAGAAAGAGGAACAAGTTGTCCAGGCAGCTAAAACATCTGTCAAGAAAGATCCTGTACCTGTGAAGTCTTCTGCAAAGAATACTGCCAGCGGATCTGTATTTAATTCAATAAAAAATGGAACGAAGAACTTAGTTGTAAATACCTACAACTTAATGATTGGTGACGATGCCAAACTGGCCTTTGGGAAAGATAAGTCGTTCTTGCAAAGAAGCGCAGGTTCTGCTAACTTGCTCCTCAACGTTGCTACGTTTGGTGAAGCCGCATTTGTTAAATCTAGCGTTAAAGGTGCTATCCAAGTAACAGAAAAAATAGCAGCCAAAATAACAGGAAAAGCTGTCACATCAGCTGTGGTAAAGGATGCAGCAGAAATAGCCGGAAGTAAGGCGATCCAAAAAGCAGCGCAGCAAACTAGTGCAGCAGTAGGGAATCAGACTGTTCAGGAGATGTTGTCGAACAGCCCGAGTGGGCTTTATAGTAAACTGAGAAAACAAGGTATTCCGACCACTCTGACGGATGATGAGGTCAAGGCGGCTAATTCAGCTGGCCTGAAGATGCAGGCTGAGGGAGCTGGTAAAGCAGGTCGCTACTCAGGGGATTTGGTGGTTGTAAATAAACCTGATGCAGCGGCAGATGCATTAGCTGAAAGAATTGGTGGTCAATCCCGCGTTAAGTTCTCCAACGATCCCGCTAGTAGAGAGTTTGATGCTATTAATGACCAATATGTTGGTCAATCTAAACCTGCACTCCATACCGTAAATAAAAGTGTTCGGGACCAAATGAAAGCGACATTCGAGGCTGCTCAGGAAACTGGTAGAAGGGTTTATTACCATTTTGAAGGGCAACCTGCTCAATCGGTAATTGATAAACTGAATGAGTACAGCAGTAGATATGGAATAAAAGTTTTAATTGATACAAAACCTTTGAAGTAG